The window GTGTATGGTTTTTCCAAACTTGAAATGCGACGGCAAAGTTCATTTGTGTCATACCCTGTCACTAGTGGCTCTGGTCCAATTCGATTGCCAGTATGATCCAACCATAATGCTGATTTACAAGGGATCAAACTCAATCCATGGTGATCAAATTCAGGTTTTGGATGTGGAATTCCAGCAGCATAATTCCACATTTTATCTAAGTGAGTGACATTCCCACCAAGCCGACTCACAGCTGTATGTACTAACCCATCTGCAAACGGATGTGATCCATTTAACATTTCGTTAGGTGCTTTCCCCCAAGGTTTGTACCAATTGTTTCTTACGGCTTCTAAGTTTCCTGTTATTCCACCAGTTGCCACAATGGTAAAATCAGAATGAAACCTGAATTTTTGATTTTTGATTCCTTCTTTTTCAGCAGTGCAACCTATGATTTTTTCGTTTTCTTTGATGAGATCAGTAACTTTGCATTCAAAAATGATTTCTAATTTGCGAACGTTTTGGTGTTGGAGTAATAGTTCTTGGAACCGTTCTACTAATCTATGCCCTGTACCCCAAAGAACATGGTATCTGGGAACGGAATTTCCGCTTTGGTACATTCCTCTTTCCACCCAATTCACAGCTGGAAAAAATTTTAATCCAAATCCATAAAGCCAGTGGTATACCTGTCCTAAACTTTCATTCACATACATCTCGGCCCAAAGTTTCGGGAATCGATCTTCTTTTTTGAAATTGGCAAAGGAATGCCAGTCTTTTAAAGCGATTGATGGTGAATCTTTAATCCCTAATCTTCTTTGTAGTGGGGTATTTACCAATGCCATTCCACCAAAGGAAAGTTTTGCGAGTCCACCAAAATGTTCTTTTGTGTTCCGATCTATGAGTAAAACCTTCAAACCTTTATTTAAACATTCGTATGCGGCAACCATCCCTGCAATTCCAGCGCCGATGATCGTCACATCGTATTTTTTGATCTCCATTTACGATTCTCCTTTTTTAAATTCTTCATAATCCATTTAGGTACGACTGTAAGGAATGATTACTTCCGATACGGTATATCGAATTTTTGTAACAAAGTGTAACATGATTTAGGAATAGATTACGATTTGTTTTTTTATATAGATAAAAAAATGTAAAATGAGATGAATCAATCTTCTTCATGTATGTGTTTCCATTAAAACAAGAATCATTCTAGCGAGAGAATTGATTTAGATCAAGAATATGTTATGTGTTAGGTGTAGTTTCTCGTTCCTTTTCCGATTTTGATTCTGATTTTTTTGAATTAGAAACGTTTCATTGTATTCGGCCTTGAGAAGAAAAATCAAAATGATTCATTTTATAATTAGAATCAATAAAAAATTGATTGTTCTTTGTTAGGGAATCTGGATGATTTTCAAATTAACTATGAAAATTCAGAATTTTGTTTTTCTTTCGATTCTATCATTGAATGGATGTTCGACGAAGGAAGTCGCAATTCCAAAGGAAAATTTAAACAACGCATTGTCTTTTCCGGTTTATGCAGAGACACTTGATTCGAACGAATTCCTTTTGCCCATCATAAAGGAAACAAGCCGTCCTTCAAAAGAAGGACAAATATACTATGCGATCTTAAAAGAAAATGAGAAGGGCAAAATCCTTCGAAGCATCGCCATTCTCGTTGAAGACAAATCAATGAATTTAAAACCTGAGGAATATTTACACTATCCTATTTATTATGCAAATCATATCTCCAGACGATTTCGATTTTGGCATCACTATGACTCTTCCTATGATATACGCAGAGCCGCAGACAACTCTCCAGTGTATATGCCCGTATATGCATCGGCAAGTGTTGTCACTCTCGCTGCCTTTGGGATTGCTTATGTTGCCTCCACAGGCACTGCCTTTATAGTGGGATTAGGAAAAGGAACTTATGAATTTACAGAAGATATCTTAGAAGGAGTGATCATCTCGAATGAAGAGATTGTATTGGCTTACAGTGATTATGTATACGATGAAAATGAAAGATTAAAAACTATTTTCACTTATTTGCCTTATCGTTCTATTTCAAAATCTGTCATTCCCTTGTATGACAGAGAAGGCAAAAAACAAATTGGAAAAATGTTTCCCTCTTCCAAACCCATTTTACTCTCACAAATGGATTTTTCTTATACAAAATCAAATCGGAATCCAAAGTCAGTCACCTTCATTGAATTTTTACCGAAAACAAACAAAAAGGTAATTTCTCTTCCCATTCGAGACTGAAATGAAAAAGAAATTTTATATGCGACCTAGTTTTTATCTTCACTCCCTATATCTTTGTTTCGTTTTGGGACATCTATTCCTTGTC of the Leptospira biflexa serovar Patoc strain 'Patoc 1 (Paris)' genome contains:
- a CDS encoding FAD-binding dehydrogenase, coding for MEIKKYDVTIIGAGIAGMVAAYECLNKGLKVLLIDRNTKEHFGGLAKLSFGGMALVNTPLQRRLGIKDSPSIALKDWHSFANFKKEDRFPKLWAEMYVNESLGQVYHWLYGFGLKFFPAVNWVERGMYQSGNSVPRYHVLWGTGHRLVERFQELLLQHQNVRKLEIIFECKVTDLIKENEKIIGCTAEKEGIKNQKFRFHSDFTIVATGGITGNLEAVRNNWYKPWGKAPNEMLNGSHPFADGLVHTAVSRLGGNVTHLDKMWNYAAGIPHPKPEFDHHGLSLIPCKSALWLDHTGNRIGPEPLVTGYDTNELCRRISSLEKPYTWQVLNWKIASKELAVSGSEHNPMIRDRKLFSFLKEILFGNHRLIHQLKKESDHFIVADDLQTLVKEMNHLNQDSSIDYDVIHDVIRSYDEMIKRGKSFWNDEQIRKIQQARAWRSEKFRTCSPKPILNANSGPLIAIKLRLITRKSLGGIQTDLESRVLDPLGNPIPGLYAIGEAAGFGGGGASGFKSLEGTFLSGCILTARSAAKSICSLK